Part of the Cryptococcus neoformans var. neoformans JEC21 chromosome 11 sequence genome, GCAGCTGTTGGAGAGCGTGTTCGTGGTCGGTAGGTGTATGTTGAGCGTGAGATGAATTGGATGTAGAAGTAGAAGGACCGGCGGTAGCCTGGTCGAGGGTGGAGTAAAGGGTCTGGGGCTCATGCACATCGTGATGGTGAGGCGAAGGATCGAACGCATATTGATCGGGATGACCCAACGCATCCATGCCCAAATGCGCCGGCAAGTCCCGAGTCTTGAtcggtcttcttctcaaagaTTGCTTCACTCTAGGTCTCTTCAACGATGGCATACCATCGCTCACTCCTGGCTGACTCATGGAAACCTTGACATTGGGGTGTCCTGCCGCCAAGGCTTCCGCTGCAGCTGCCTTTCTCGCCGCCGTCGCAATCGCCTCGCTTTCCTTCTGAGCATTCGCAAtcgcctcttcttgcttcatTCCTCGACCCTGGAAGCCGCCATTCTCAAAACGCCAAAGGTGATTTTGTCGGATACGCCAACCGGCAATGCAACCCTGATTGAGTTTCTCGTAGTACATGTCTGCGCCTTTTCGGGCGAGGTACGTGCGGACTCGATGGGCCGAGCATCGGCCTTCGTCGCCGTCCCATTCAGAGGGATAGTGCTTGCGGATCCAGTTGACAATGTCATTAGGTTTCTGATGTGGTCGTCAGTACGTATGACAATTTTTAAAAGCGAGAATCGTGCGATAACGAACCAATGGCCAGTTGTCGTTACCATTTGATAGCAATGCACGTCCTACACGCAGTTAGCATCCATCCATGCATCCATCTTGAAAAGTGACGTAAAACTTACCAATAAACAGATTGACACTCGAGTTTGGCGGAGGCTATCATCGGCAAAGGAGATGGTCAGCATCAAATCCATATCTAATCTCTGGGTGTGGCACTTGGATGTGGCAGTTGGAATGTGGCACTTCGCGAGATGGGTGGATGCAAGTTGTGCAATCGAGATTTTGACTAAAACAAGACTCACAGCAGGCCAAATTGGCTGGGATTGCAAAGCAAGGGGAGGTGCGATGGCTCTCATCAACTTCGCAGTGGGACTTCCCGgcatatcatcatccacctGACTCTCCAACGCCTCGAGATCAATaccctcatcctccccaAGCCGTGGCGGCATGAAGTCTCCAGGCTTTGGGTCTGGAGCCTGTGCGATACTTTCTGTGATACCCAGAGTGTGTGGTtcagaaaaaaggaaatcGCGGTCATCGGCCGATGCGGTATGGAGACGTTCATCGTGGGTCTCTGGTGCCTCTTGGTGGGAAGGAGCAGCATCTACTTTGGGAGATTGCTGtccagcaacagcagaTTGTGTTGCTATCTCCATGAGAGATGGATCTATCATGGGCTGGCCATTTCCTTGAGCTGGCTGCTGCTCTGGCTGGTGTTCTGGCGTGTCGAATGCGGCGACCTCGGGTGTCTTTGAGGACATGATAGTAAATGAGACTTGGTTGTTTGCGCGATTCTTAGATAGTTTTTCGCTTTTTCTTCAGCGACAGGCGAGGCCAAGGGTGACAGTGTCCCTGTATGGCGTGTATACTGCCTAGGAGAGTATTTCCGGGCTATTTGTGGGTATGTATGGGTTGTGTTTTTGTTATTGCTGAGTATGGGCGCTCTGTCTGAAGTGGAGATGCGATTCCCTGCCGTAATTAAGGTATATTTAAGATTATGTTTTATTAACACATCCCACCTACTCGGTCGGTTTTTTCGAGCAGACGGCTTGGCAGACGGtattcatccatctctttccacaGCCTGTCACCAAAGCAAACACAAACCAGAGCATTTTAAAATGAACCCCAGATCACTCACTACCGCTGTTCGATCCTTCACCCGCAGAGTCCCCCTTCGACCTGCTCTTCCTGCCGCCCGATCTTTTGCCCCTCAGCTTCAAGCGCGAGCTTACAgcgaagagaaggagttccacgagaaggaggacaagCGGATAGCTGATCTCGAGGCCGCCAAGGCTGAGTCAGACAAAAAGGCTGCTgagtttgaggagaaggtcaAGGAGTTGACAGTTAGTCATCATTTTCTCCGCCTTACCGCAGCGTGCGGGGTCTTAGTCATGATTTGTATAACTGACTTTACCGGCAATGTAGAAAGAGATGCAATACCTCCGTGCAGACGTCCAGACCGCCATTCGAAGGACcgccgaggagaaggccaaggctTCTGAATTcgccatctcctctttcgcCCGCGCTCTCCTCGACACAGCTGATGTTCTCTCTACTGCTCTCAAACACGTCCCTCAACCCATTCCCGCCGAGAACAAAGACCTCCAATCCCTTCACACTGGTGTTGAACTTACCCACAAGGCTCTTCTCAAAACTTTTGAGTCACACGGtgtgaagaagctcgaaAGCTTGAAGGGCGAACAGTTTGATCCCAACGTGCATGAGGCTTTGTTCACTGTTCCTCAAGCGGTTGCTCCCAAAAAGGAGAACGGGGAGCCTCATGGCCCTAACGAAATTTTTGACGTAAGCAAAGAAGGTTGGACGATTGGTTCTAGGGTTTTGAGGCCAGCGCAGGTCGGTGTCGTTGCTTCGGAGTAAAAAGGAATACAGATGGGTAGAAAACGGCATCGACAATGTTATTCAGGCGTTCTAGCCGCCAGGTGTAGTAATGGAATGTAGAGTAGATATCTTAAGGTTATGATAGCAATAGTAGCATATGCATCCACCCCTCAACAGGTCATACATACTATAGCTCGAGGTGCTATAGCTCGAGGCTTGGTCTAAGACAGTACAACTACATACATCCAACAGCAGATATCTCACAAGCTCGATCAGCGTCTTCTAGACGCCCTTCCCTTCATACTTTCTTCGAACTTGATCCTCCTCGATCGATCAATGACAGCCACATAATAGTTGCCCCACTCGCCTTTCCATGACACCCAGTCTCGGTAGTAGTCGTGCTGGGTAGAGCGGAGGATAGCGGCGAAAGAGTCGCACTATGCGTTTGTCAGCAAGAAAGATCAAGTGATAACAGGGATTCAGTGATACTAACGTTACTTTCATTCATTCTGAAACCTTCTGGCACAAAGGGCTTGAGACTGACAATCTTTGCACCCTCCTTTAAATCGAGGAACATATCCGCAAGGTCCATATTCAATGATGACGGAAACACTTCGTTGTTGACCAGCTGCCGAATGATCAGTTTGACTTTGGATTAAGGCACCCAACACTCACCACAACATCGGCTTCCCTTAGTCTTCGGCCAACCTCCTTGTGAACCCTAAAGTCTCCCTCGTGCACTTCCACATCCAGATTTCCTTTCAATGCCCACATAGcccatctcctctgtaCCTCCCGCACTTGTAGACGAGCACAGTGAGCCGGAACGGGTAGAAGTTCGAAACCATAGCTTCTGGAACCTGCTTGAAGAGATGCTTGAAGTACGCAGTTGCCAACACCACTACCAAGATCGACGCTGCGAATGATAAGCTCAAATCATATGACTTTAGCGTTAAATGGCTCACAATACAGAGTCAGGCCCTAGCTTTGTTTGTTCTATGATCTTGCTCATAAACGCGTGCCTCAATTCTCCATAagcatcttccttcccgcTGATGGCCTTTGACACCTCTTCGGGATGCTTGGGATGATGCTCCAACTCATGACTATATCCACCTACAACCCTGGAATAGGCTTGATCATGCACGAAGTCAACTAATGCAGCCCATTCTCTGACTTTGATTCCTTTCCCACCATTCATACCCTCATCTAACCATTGTTGCAACGTCCCATCCTCTTGTATAGCCTGCATAGCCGAATTGTACCGTTCGATGGCGGTCACGAATAAGGGACCATCTCGACGATTAGGGGCAAGAGATTTCCTTATCAGGTCTGCGATTGTTTCTTGTCTTTCGGTGGATGGCGCAGGGGTAGAAGTGGCGGAAATTTCGAAGGCAAAGGCcggggaaggggaggcaGGATCGGGTGGTGGTGTCACGAGTGAGTTAGGAAGAGGGGTTGTCATACGTGATGGCAAAGACGAGAGTGGATTGGAAATGTCCAATGACTCCGCCAGAGTCCCGAATATATGACGGTGGGATGGAGGTATGTAATCTAGAGGAAGTGTTACCAACTCTCCAGAGACGAAGAATACGAAGATTGTAGATGAAACTCACGTTCAAGTATTAATCTTAAAGTATTACGAAGCTCGCCTATGGGATTAAACTCCCTGTCCGATGAGGGCACCATAAGGACAAATCTTCCAAGAAGTTAGTATGATCAAAGGTCTGCAGCCAGAAGACTCACTTTTCTCGGCATCCTTTCGCGGGGTAAAGTACTTCCACTGATGGTAGAAAGTCCCCATCCCTATCAAAGCCTTCTTGGGGAAAGACTGATCGACGGTTAGCATTGTCCATATATCCGCTCAAATACTCACAAGCTCTGTACTTCCCCAAATTCTTGctcccatctccacctcctccgTTCGCCCATCCTTGCACATTTCCTCTAACAACTTCATCGCACCCCACAAAACCCGCCCAGCCCCTTCCCCATTCACCTCGCATATCCACCTTATCCCAACAAAATACCCTTCGGCCcacaacttcttctccaggcAGAGGCGTCATGTCAATTCCTGTCTCTTTTCGGGTAACTTTTGGTCGTTTGGGTTTGGAATCAAGGGCACCATCGCTTGATTCTGATCCACTTGAGGACTCAGACTCGACTACTTGGACTTTCGGCGTTTTTCTCTTCAGTCTTCCAGGACTAGATGAGGATGCAGGAGTACGAGGTATAGTCGACAGCCTGATACGCTCCTCTTGCTTGACTTTTGAAGTACTTTttgaggaagagcttgGTCCTTGCTTCGGTGTCCCTTTTTCTGACGCTGACCTCGGTGTCCCTTTAAGAGAACCATGCGAGTGCTTGGGAGTTACATTCGATGGTTTCGAGGGCCCTGCCATAGGTCCTGAAGACTGCTGCCGGGCAACAGCTTGCTTTTTGACGGTCATGCGGCTGACCATGACGGTCGAAGCTGGTAACTTGGACTCGTCGCCGAAAAAAGAGAACATGATTGATGGTGGTGTCTGGCGCCTTTTTTAGTGAATTGAAATCACTATGGTTTTTCGTGGAGCAGCAAAGTACCTTACACCAGTTACTAGCCTTTCCGAATGGAAGAGCAGAAATGTGGAAGAGTGAAATGCTCGAGTTGTCAACAAAAACAACGAAGCTCAACAAACAACGAAGGGCCGACAGCCGAGAGACGAGCGGCCACTCGCCACCCATATTAAGATTGTGTAATAAAAATACAATAAAAGGTGATTAGAGCATTTTGATCCCGCTAATAGGGCAGTCAATCAAcattatttattattagTATCGAAATCATAAATGTTCTCCATTCCATGATGAGCATCATATAAAATACATAGCTACTGCTTACCACTTCCTCTACCTCCAAGGTTATCTGCTTGTCAGAACGGGAGATTTTTAAGATGAAAATATCTGTTTTCACACTTTCAAAAGTGTTTTATGGGCGCATGATGTTGAGAGGGAAATTACAAAAAATCTACTCAAATGCAAATAGCAAGAAATACCAATTGCTACGACGAAAAGATCTCAAGGAGATCCAAACGCCCATATGTTGCCTTGCCTATCCACCAGTGCCTTAGATACTGGCTCACAATTTTGATACTTTTGAGGTGGTGTcattctcattcttccCCCTATATATGTATAGTACGTAGTAGGGCCCCTGTTCGTTGTTTCTTCGAATTGTTCTGCCCACACCCTTCTAGTCTTCACGTAAAAGTAATTACATTATGTCTCTCCCAGATGTATGAAACTTTCCCATCACTGGGCGtaatcctttccttcccttctcgaCTCTCCAGCCTTTGTTTGATTAATCTCTTTACTGACAAATGTCCGACCGTTCCTACTACGCATGCAAATCCTACTTACCAACTTATTTACCATATTCCACGACTCGCGATTAGCAGTGCGCACATTGCCTAAATCATTGTACAATAATGCATCGTGATTGCATCAACTGAGAAGGTAATTAACAACAATTTTGGATTTCTGGGTAATGAAATATTGACTTTATGAAAATATACTATATTCGGAGAAGGCCCAAAATTTGCCCATTTACAACCTAGTCAATCTTATCGTCCTAGAATGAATCTATCCAAGGTCGAAATGGTCTCTCTCTAGCAAACAACTTGTTCTCAGTGACCCTTGTTGAAGGcaaaatcttcttcttacttctttccctttccattACAAACTCAGGAGAGTTGGTCATGGTATCTGATCCCAGTTCATCCCTATCCACTTCCTTCAACACTTCATACGGGTAAAGCGCAAGGCTACCTGGGTGAAGCTGATATATCTGAGCCTCGGAGCCCACAGCACCTGGGGCTACAACGAGGTAGGCACCGTCTCTTTGGGTGATGGTGTGGAGTCTGTCGAAAGGCAATTTCTGGATTGCGGTAAGTGATCGCCCAGGAAAGATGCGGTACGACACACTCACATTGGCTAGGTAAACTAAGCCCATAGCGGCATATAGGACCTCCATTGTGTCATCAGGGTTTATCCGCTCATCACCCGACCCTTCCCTATTTCCCTCAGCCTTGCGGTCATTAGTACTTGCGGTAACGACGATCGACGAGTCATTGTAAGAGTCAGAGGaccatgaagaagatgttgtACTAGTAGTTGAGGTAAAAGAACTTCCCTTGCGCTTCTTATTGTTGGGAATTTCAAGAGGAAGTTCCGGCTGGTTAAGAGAGACGGGGGAGGTAAGCGGAGAGGATTGGCAAGTATTGGCTGAAAATAATTGAGCAGCTTTGCTCCTTCCTTGGTAATCCTTTGGTCTATTGAAACCGTGTTCAGCCCTCTGTACGAGCGATCAGTCTCGTTAACAAAGATGCACGGAAAGCAAACGTACCCAGAGCCCGCACGCGTTACATAACATTGATGTTCTATCACCCTTCCCTAGACGATCGGGATTACTCCTCCATAGCGTTGTCTCAGCCTGGCAAAATCGTCGGCTTTCAGTACCGACGCCGATACTCTCGTTGTATGGGTGACTTACCTCAGTACATCCACAGTTATGGCATACTCCAGGTCTGAGtgctcttctcttcttagTCGCGCGATTCTTACCACCCGTCGCAGCCTTATGCCCACGAGCTTTGGGGTTGTAATCCGCGGATGGGTCTGAGTTTGACAGACGCTTGCGCTTGGTATGGGATCGCCGCATTTAATGCAGTACAGCAGATTAGATTAGATCTTGAGAGGAAGCTGGTAAAGCATAAAATGATTTCTAACCATGTAAGTGAGTGAGTACGTGTACCAGTCAAATAGGGCATAGGATTGGGGTGGTGAGTTATGACACTGAGGTAAAGTAAACAGGATGGCAAGCGGTGCGATGGCAACTTGCCAGTTATGCCATGTAACCCCACTGTCCATCGCAGTTTATAGACACGGTCGACATTTGGCGCGACTCTACTCACCTCACAATGTCGACGTCGTCAGTCGTGACCCAGCGGCAAACGCTATTAGCGTAAGTAGACAGTGATCGAGTGTGAAGAAGATCTGTGATATATAATCGGCGCCCAGTTGTTTGTCTGATGTTGTTCTGTTTGATAAGTGGCTGATAAAGAATCACACTCTTGCCTCGCGTTATATATATCTCGCTGTCTGCATACCCAACAACCGACTACACTAAAAGGGGGCAGTGCCATCTTCTTGCACCGATAACATTAAAAGGTCTTTTCTTACATCTTTCCGAGTGTAAAAGCGCGATAAGAACCGGTCGGCTAACGGGTGGAGCAGCTGTTGAAGACCGGGCGAGAATAGGAGGAGCAAGGACTCATATTAGAGCAATGGAGCGATGCCATCTCGACTCGAAACCATTGGGCGACCACTCGCCTTGCGGAAAGGACCCTCGGCGGGAAAAACAAGAGCGTATGTGCGCCACCGATCCTTTGGACCATCTAACAATTAAACGTTGGCCAGCACGGTGTTTCCTAAAGATGCATGCGTTATTAGAGGAAGGACGGCCTTGATATATCGGACCCTCGAACGTGAGTAGAAGACGGTGCACTGAGTGTTCTTCATTGACAATTGATTAGTAAAACTTACATGTCACTCGCTGATAAATACCTCCAAGGCATGGTCGGTCTACGCCACGACgcaggaaaaagaggcgaACAGATGTCCGAAATGGATTGTACCTTGGATGACCATGGAGAAGTACTTAATCGTCGATGTATACTCTCTTCGCCCTCGTCCTCCAATCTTACAGAAGACGTGTGTTCCATCTTAAGAACTTGCGAGCACAAATCGCCACGaaaggatggggagggaCTCACACTGAACACAGACCTGTCCAGTGcttcatcgccttcttttccgtctccttcttcaccaatGAAATGACCGTTGTCCATTAGCACCATCCGCTATGGGTAGGTATGCGTAGGTCGGGGCTCGGCTCTCCGCCCGCAGCAAATGTGTTTCATGAGAATCATATTAGCGTCCTTTCATGCGCGCACATAGCGCAACATATGCCGATTTGTGGGTTTCATTTGTAATGGGCATCATCATATAGAGTTTGGGTCCAAATGTGTGTTCCTTTTCGTGAAATGTTAATTGTGGAAACGGGAATAGTTGTACGTATCGACAGTGTTGACGGAAGATCGACGCGACTGCGATCAGGTGAGGCGCGTGGGACGcggaagaaatggaaatgAAAGTAAGTCCAGCATTGAATAATAGCCCTAGTTTATACTGCCCAGCCGAGGGATATCAAGAATAGATGTGGTAGTATAGCTTGAAATCTGCCGGATGTTCACACAAGGTCCGCTCGTCTTGAATGCCGTCGCTTTTCGTCTCACGGGTGAATGTTCGGCTTGTCATCGCTGAAAAGACGCGCCATGCTGTCGGTAACATTGGCGGTGATGTAAACTGATCGTAGCAGTCGCACCAAGTGGTGCACTTCCGTCCTGAAGAGACACATATGTGAGATGGAGGATACGGTTGAAAGATGTACGCCGGATGTCATCTCTCATTcgttctcctcctttcttcgccaGGCACAAAAGCACTGAGGTCAGTGAATAGTCGCCTCATGGCGATTATTGAAGAAATAAGTTATTATAGACAACATGCGGCAACGACACGAAGTGTTGGGAGAGGGCCCATAACTTCTGTGTGAATTATATAACGAAGGACCAAAAgcgaaggagaagcggtGCAATCGCCAGTTTAAAATGGCGAGATACACCTgatgatcttcttcaataAATAATGTTATCAACGGCAATCCAAACTAGACGACGAGCAGCAGTGAAGACGACCAAATGCTTGTTTTCGTCTcttacttcttcttcacaggGAAGGACACTAGTCATAGAAGATTATGGAACAATAATCGTTACCGCTCTTCTTGTGCATACTCAAACGAAGTGAGAAGCGTTACGCCTATTATGATAGCAACGATGACATGAATGATGATCTTATTAGCCACCGCTCGTCGCCGCGTATGTACTACTCGTCGTCGGACCAAGCAACTGTGGGATTATCATCGATCCGCGTTCATCGGCGATACCGTATCACCGACACAAAGCGCCACAAGGACGCATTAGGGACAATCCCGATGGTTGACTCGCGTTTCCGGGATTATCAGGCTCAGGGTGTGTATGCcgtggaaaaggagactCCCTCAAAACCTCTTTTGGCTCATCCTTCAAGTTTTTTATTCATCAAAAAACTCTTCGCCAAACATGTCTCACAGGAAGTACGAAGAGCCTCGACACGGTTCCCTTGCCTTCCGTATGTCCTGCGAAGACAGACCTTTCAAAAGCCTGGGCTAATAGTGATACAGTTCCCAAGAAGCGTGCCGCCCGACACAGGGGTCGATGCAAGGCGTTCCCCAAGGTCAGTTGGGTTTCAGTTCAAGGATAACATGGGGCTGGGGCGGATTGTGGATGACTTGTACAGATgaatgaggaagggagagaaggagaggaaagatggGGATAGAAGGTCtcgaaagaaagaagacagGTGTTGACATTATCGAAATAGGACGACCCCAAGAAGCCCGTCCACCTCACCGCCGTCATGGGTTACAAGGCCGGTATGACTCACATTGTCCGTGACCTCGACCGACCCGGATCCAGTGCGTATTACTGTCCGATTGTCATCAAAACGTGGTCTGACAAAATTTTGCAGAGATGCACAAGAGGGAGGTTGTTGAGGCCGTTACCGTCATTGAGACCCCCCCTATGGTCGTTGTCGGTGCTGTCGGTTACGTCGAGACTCCTCGAGGCTTGAGGTCTTTGACCACTGTTTGGGCTGAGCACCTCAGTGACGAGGTTAAGAGGCGATTCTACAAGTGAGTATTGTTTTTGAATACTCATCGGAGCAGCTTTTAACGAAGTTTGCAGGAACTGGTACcgatcgaagaagaaggcattCACCAGGTACGCCAAGAAGCACTCTGAGAACTCCGGCGCTTCCGTTGCCCGAGAGCTTGAGCGAATCAAGAAGTACTGCACTGTTGTGCGAGTCCTCGCCCACACCCAGATCTCCAAGACTGGTCTCcaacagaagaaggcccACCTTATGGAAATCCAGGTCAACGGTGGTTCCGTCGCCGACAAGGTTGACTTCGCCAGGTCTCACTTCGAAAAGACCGTCGACGTCGGCTCTGTCTTCGAGCAGGACGAGTGCATTGACATCATTGGTGTTACCAAGGGTCACGGTTACGAGGGTGTTACCGCTCGATGGGGTACTACCCGTCTCCCCAGGAAGACGTGAGTTATTTCATGAATTTTATAAACATGGCTGACACATCCATAGTCACCGAGGTCTCCGAAAAGTTGCCTGTATCGGTGCTTGGCATCCTTCCAACGTCATGTTCTCCGTGGCTCGTGCCGGTCAGCGAGGTTACCACTCTCGTACTTCGATGAACCACAAGATCTACCGTATCGCCAACGGTGCTTCTGGTTCTTCAGGCTCTACTGAGTTTGACCTCACCAAGAAGGACATCACCCCCATGGGTGGTTTCGTTCGATACGGTGTTGTCAAGAACGACTTCGTCATGATCAAGGGCACTTGCGTTGGCCCCGTCAAGCGAATCGTCACCCTCCGAAAGGCTCTCCGAACTCACACTTCTCGTGCCCACACCGAGAAGGTCACCCTCAAGTTCATTgacacctcctccaacttCGGCCACGGTCGATTCCAGGATGCCGCTGAGAAGAACGCCTTCCTCGGTCAGCTCAAGATCAAGTCTGACGCTTAAGCTGGTTGAGAAAGTAGAggggatggatgggaaagaagtTGGAGTTGGGCCGGGATGTGGCCGACTGTACCATCATGAGCGGCTATGCATATCATACCGTTGGACTTTAGCATCTGTTCATCATTCCTTGGTTGCACTTCCAGTTATATATTACactttttttgcttttgtGCTGCACGTTCAAACGACTGGATAGACTTCTTGCATAACAACAGATTTAACAAAAGAAAACCTCAAAGAGGAAGTCCCTGGACTGACTTGCCCTAACCTGAATTACTGAATATGCCCGCTATAGTTGAAATTCTCTATTCTGATACATGATAATGGAACCATATGCAAAGGATGCCTGAAACATGCGCCAGTTCTAATCGCTCATATCCCCAGAACTCTGCCCCAGCCTGTTACCTCCTTTTGCAGCCCAAAATgctctcctttcctcacTTCTAACacccctctttctcttctttcggcccttcttctcttcctcatcactgtCCGAATCTACTTGGATTGCACCTTGCCACTCCTTACCAATCTCATCCTCGGACCCCAAATCGCCGTCAGACTCGGCAAGGATCCGGCGGAgtgcttcttcatcagaatctatttcctcctcctcttctccaggcGGTAGGGGCGGTGTAGGGGGGCGAGATAAATCGGACAGCTGTCCTTCTTGACCGGGCAGAG contains:
- a CDS encoding grpe protein, putative, coding for MNPRSLTTAVRSFTRRVPLRPALPAARSFAPQLQARAYSEEKEFHEKEDKRIADLEAAKAESDKKAAEFEEKVKELTKEMQYLRADVQTAIRRTAEEKAKASEFAISSFARALLDTADVLSTALKHVPQPIPAENKDLQSLHTGVELTHKALLKTFESHGVKKLESLKGEQFDPNVHEALFTVPQAVAPKKENGEPHGPNEIFDVSKEGWTIGSRVLRPAQVGVVASE
- a CDS encoding protein-lysine N-methyltransferase, putative, producing MFSFFGDESKLPASTVMVSRMTVKKQAVARQQSSGPMAGPSKPSNVTPKHSHGSLKGTPRSASEKGTPKQGPSSSSKSTSKVKQEERIRLSTIPRTPASSSSPGRLKRKTPKVQVVESESSSGSESSDGALDSKPKRPKVTRKETGIDMTPLPGEEVVGRRVFCWDKVDMRGEWGRGWAGFVGCDEVVRGNVQGWANGGGGDGSKNLGKYRAFFPQEGFDRDGDFLPSVEVLYPAKGCREKFVLMVPSSDREFNPIGELRNTLRLILEHYIPPSHRHIFGTLAESLDISNPLSSLPSRMTTPLPNSLVTPPPDPASPSPAFAFEISATSTPAPSTERQETIADLIRKSLAPNRRDGPLFVTAIERYNSAMQAIQEDGTLQQWLDEGMNGGKGIKVREWAALVDFVHDQAYSRVVGGYSHELEHHPKHPEEVSKAISGKEDAYGELRHAFMSKIIEQTKLGPDSVFVDLGSGVGNCVLQASLQAGSRSYGFELLPVPAHCARLQVREVQRRWAMWALKGNLDVEVHEGDFRVHKEVGRRLREADVVLVNNEVFPSSLNMDLADMFLDLKEGAKIVSLKPFVPEGFRMNESNCDSFAAILRSTQHDYYRDWVSWKGEWGNYYVAVIDRSRRIKFEESMKGRASRRR
- a CDS encoding large subunit ribosomal protein L3, putative; translated protein: MSHRKYEEPRHGSLAFLPKKRAARHRGRCKAFPKDDPKKPVHLTAVMGYKAGMTHIVRDLDRPGSKMHKREVVEAVTVIETPPMVVVGAVGYVETPRGLRSLTTVWAEHLSDEVKRRFYKNWYRSKKKAFTRYAKKHSENSGASVARELERIKKYCTVVRVLAHTQISKTGLQQKKAHLMEIQVNGGSVADKVDFARSHFEKTVDVGSVFEQDECIDIIGVTKGHGYEGVTARWGTTRLPRKTHRGLRKVACIGAWHPSNVMFSVARAGQRGYHSRTSMNHKIYRIANGASGSSGSTEFDLTKKDITPMGGFVRYGVVKNDFVMIKGTCVGPVKRIVTLRKALRTHTSRAHTEKVTLKFIDTSSNFGHGRFQDAAEKNAFLGQLKIKSDA